In Achromobacter spanius, the following proteins share a genomic window:
- a CDS encoding aromatic ring-hydroxylating dioxygenase subunit alpha, whose translation MTDGSFKDGSFHQGFGHLVGPDQVHRDLYIDPDVYRAEQARLWTRAWVYVGHESQTPAVGDYTTTHIAGQSMIMLRASANEVTVLMNRCAHKGSQLVHEHAGNCGKVLRCPYHAWTYRLDGSLLSIPLKNDYEGTNLSACPSGKGLASPGACVNYKGFVFARISHDGPDFASYFGEALATLDNMVARAPDGELSVLGAPLRNRIGCNWKLYLENVNDTVHPISTHESAASAAKHVAEALPEGGDTVLAMEQLLPFGAGYSFYSEMGARVLPHGHSILGTKFSIHTGYAPLPDYQAELEARHGKEGAQQILAFSPQNTVLYPSLAAKASPMILRVLRPLAVNETLIETWAFAPKNAPARLRQRAASYARLVFSPMSVVAHDDVHLFESQQRGLACDGNEWLSLHRGYQESELQAGASSMESGNNEWVIRNQHRGWLNLMGDAA comes from the coding sequence ATGACGGACGGTTCTTTCAAGGACGGTTCTTTCCACCAGGGGTTCGGGCATCTGGTCGGACCGGACCAGGTACACCGGGACTTGTATATCGATCCCGATGTGTACCGCGCCGAGCAAGCCCGGCTGTGGACGCGCGCCTGGGTGTACGTGGGCCACGAAAGCCAGACGCCCGCCGTGGGTGACTACACCACCACCCACATCGCCGGACAGTCGATGATCATGCTGCGCGCCAGTGCGAACGAGGTGACGGTGCTGATGAACCGGTGTGCGCACAAGGGCAGCCAGTTGGTGCACGAGCACGCGGGGAATTGCGGCAAGGTCTTGCGCTGCCCGTATCACGCCTGGACCTACCGGCTGGATGGCAGCCTGCTGTCCATTCCCTTGAAGAACGACTACGAGGGCACGAACCTGTCCGCCTGCCCGTCCGGCAAGGGCCTGGCGTCGCCCGGCGCCTGCGTGAACTACAAGGGCTTTGTGTTCGCGCGGATCAGCCACGACGGCCCGGACTTCGCGTCCTATTTCGGGGAAGCCCTTGCCACGCTCGACAACATGGTGGCGCGCGCGCCGGACGGCGAACTGTCCGTGCTGGGTGCGCCCTTGCGCAACCGCATCGGCTGCAACTGGAAGCTCTATCTGGAAAACGTCAACGACACCGTGCATCCCATCTCCACGCATGAATCGGCCGCCAGTGCCGCGAAGCACGTGGCAGAAGCGCTGCCCGAAGGCGGCGACACCGTGTTGGCCATGGAGCAATTGCTGCCTTTTGGCGCGGGCTACAGCTTCTATTCCGAAATGGGCGCACGGGTGCTGCCGCACGGGCACAGCATCCTGGGCACGAAGTTCAGCATTCACACCGGCTACGCCCCGCTGCCCGACTATCAAGCGGAGCTGGAAGCGCGCCATGGCAAAGAGGGCGCGCAACAGATCCTGGCGTTTTCCCCGCAGAACACCGTGCTTTATCCCAGCCTGGCAGCCAAGGCGTCGCCCATGATCCTGCGCGTGCTGCGTCCGCTGGCGGTCAACGAGACCCTGATCGAAACCTGGGCTTTCGCGCCCAAGAACGCGCCCGCCCGTCTGCGGCAACGCGCGGCGTCGTACGCGCGGCTGGTGTTTTCGCCCATGTCGGTGGTTGCCCATGACGACGTGCATCTGTTCGAAAGCCAGCAACGTGGCCTGGCCTGTGACGGTAATGAATGGCTGAGCCTGCACCGCGGCTATCAAGAGAGCGAATTGCAGGCCGGCGCCAGTTCAATGGAAAGCGGCAATAACGAGTGGGTCATCCGCAATCAACATCGCGGCTGGCTGAACCTGATGGGAGACGCTGCGTGA
- a CDS encoding aromatic-ring-hydroxylating dioxygenase subunit beta: protein MTSQQMSTDTTTLRAALSAFVYHEAMLLDTRRYDEWLSLYAEDGLYWMPLSPDQPLGDESPSLLYEDLLLLRLRMQRYGNPRAHSLHPAVRGLRILQAPQLMDGEPGSTLHHTRTPFLYVETQGDTQRMLAATAYHTVEGAPGAFRLRMKKVVLLNAEASLPAIQLLL, encoded by the coding sequence GTGACTAGCCAGCAAATGTCCACGGATACCACGACGCTGCGCGCCGCGCTGAGCGCGTTCGTGTACCACGAAGCCATGCTGCTGGACACGCGGCGTTACGACGAATGGTTGTCCTTGTATGCGGAAGACGGCTTGTATTGGATGCCCCTGTCGCCGGACCAGCCCTTGGGGGACGAGTCGCCGTCCTTGCTTTACGAAGACCTGTTGTTGCTGCGCCTGCGCATGCAGCGCTATGGCAATCCCCGCGCGCATTCCTTGCACCCGGCGGTGCGCGGGCTGCGCATCCTGCAGGCGCCGCAGCTCATGGATGGCGAGCCTGGCTCGACCCTGCACCACACGCGCACACCCTTCCTGTACGTGGAGACGCAAGGAGACACGCAACGCATGTTGGCGGCTACGGCGTATCACACGGTTGAAGGCGCGCCCGGCGCGTTCAGGCTACGCATGAAAAAGGTCGTGCTGCTGAACGCGGAAGCCAGTCTGCCGGCTATCCAGTTGTTGTTATAG
- a CDS encoding NADP-dependent oxidoreductase: MQAFFIERYKDVGKLGQLPEPSVGDNDVLVQVHAASVNALDAKIRKGEFKLILPYRFPLVLGNDLAGVVVRVGRNVRQFKPGDEVYGRPPDNRIGSFAELIAVNEDALALKPRNLDMEQAASLPLVALTAWQVLVETAQVKPGQKVLIHAGSGGVGTIAIQLAKHLGAFVATTTSTRNVDWVKGLGADLVIDYRTQAFESTLRDYGVVLNSLGPDVLDKSFQVLKAGSGARLISISGPPTPAFAEQQGLSWGLKQALRLLSWRVRRKAAKLGVDYDFVFMRAHGEQLRRITGLVESGAIRPVIDRVFPLDAAQEALAYVESGRARGKVVIKVGATSPL, translated from the coding sequence ATGCAGGCATTTTTTATCGAGCGCTACAAAGACGTCGGCAAGCTTGGCCAATTACCCGAGCCCTCTGTCGGCGACAACGATGTCTTGGTGCAGGTGCATGCCGCCAGCGTCAACGCGCTGGACGCCAAGATCCGCAAAGGTGAATTCAAACTCATCCTTCCCTATCGTTTCCCCCTGGTGCTCGGCAACGACCTGGCGGGAGTCGTCGTGCGGGTCGGCAGAAACGTGCGCCAATTCAAGCCGGGCGACGAAGTGTATGGGCGACCACCGGACAATCGCATTGGCAGTTTCGCCGAGTTGATCGCCGTAAATGAAGACGCGCTGGCCCTCAAACCCCGCAACCTGGACATGGAACAGGCGGCCTCGCTGCCCTTGGTGGCGCTGACCGCCTGGCAGGTGCTGGTTGAAACCGCGCAGGTGAAGCCGGGGCAAAAGGTGTTGATACACGCTGGGTCCGGTGGTGTCGGAACGATCGCGATCCAGCTTGCCAAGCACCTGGGCGCTTTTGTCGCAACAACGACCAGCACTCGCAACGTCGATTGGGTTAAGGGCTTGGGCGCCGATCTCGTCATCGACTACCGCACACAAGCGTTCGAATCGACGCTGCGCGACTACGGCGTGGTCCTCAATAGCTTGGGGCCTGACGTACTGGATAAATCGTTTCAGGTGCTCAAAGCCGGATCCGGAGCACGACTGATTTCCATCTCTGGTCCACCCACGCCCGCCTTCGCCGAACAACAAGGGCTGTCTTGGGGATTGAAGCAGGCGTTACGGCTTCTTAGCTGGCGCGTACGCCGGAAAGCGGCCAAGCTCGGCGTCGACTATGACTTCGTATTCATGCGCGCACACGGAGAACAGCTACGGCGGATCACCGGGCTGGTCGAATCCGGCGCCATCCGACCCGTGATCGATCGCGTTTTTCCATTGGATGCCGCGCAAGAGGCCTTGGCCTATGTCGAAAGCGGCAGAGCCCGGGGCAAGGTGGTGATCAAGGTCGGGGCAACGTCGCCCCTATAA
- a CDS encoding LysR family transcriptional regulator: MNWLEDFCSLAETGSFSRAAEARAIAQPAFSRHIRALEEWVGADLFDRSTHPTELTAAGRKFLPLLKQAMADLEAARIKALAAHAQEGASLRFAATHLLSLTFFPQWLTRLEAALEVGAIQMMSDSFQACEDLMAQRRVQFLLCHRHPQVASRLDEVPYPKVHLGTDMLVPVCAPAADGLADTPAHRLDDDGVVPFLAYGPASGLGRIVSHQLRHKSMPVERIQTTFVGPHATLLRSMAIQGRGIAWLPDMLVHDDLQQGSLVRAGGKEWDIPLDICLFRQPSDMAAVAENLWALVVAGNPPPRE; this comes from the coding sequence ATGAATTGGCTTGAGGACTTTTGTTCCCTGGCCGAGACAGGCAGTTTTTCGCGCGCGGCGGAAGCCCGCGCCATCGCGCAACCGGCGTTCAGCCGACACATCCGCGCGCTGGAAGAATGGGTGGGCGCGGACCTCTTTGACCGCAGCACACACCCCACCGAACTGACCGCCGCAGGCCGAAAATTCCTGCCGCTGCTCAAGCAGGCCATGGCCGACCTTGAAGCCGCCCGCATCAAGGCGCTGGCCGCCCACGCCCAGGAAGGCGCCAGCTTGCGTTTTGCGGCCACCCATCTGCTGTCGTTGACGTTCTTCCCCCAATGGCTGACCCGGCTGGAAGCGGCGCTGGAAGTCGGCGCGATCCAGATGATGTCCGACAGTTTCCAGGCCTGCGAAGACCTGATGGCGCAGCGGCGCGTGCAGTTCCTGCTGTGCCACCGCCATCCGCAAGTGGCCAGCCGACTGGATGAAGTGCCCTACCCCAAGGTGCATCTGGGTACGGACATGCTGGTGCCGGTCTGCGCCCCCGCTGCCGATGGCCTTGCCGACACGCCGGCGCACCGCCTCGACGACGACGGCGTGGTGCCCTTTCTTGCCTATGGGCCGGCCTCCGGCCTGGGCCGCATCGTCAGCCACCAATTGCGGCACAAGTCGATGCCAGTTGAACGCATCCAGACCACTTTCGTAGGGCCCCACGCCACGTTGCTGCGATCCATGGCGATACAAGGCCGAGGCATCGCCTGGCTACCCGACATGCTGGTGCACGATGACCTGCAACAGGGCAGCCTGGTTCGGGCAGGCGGGAAGGAATGGGACATCCCGCTGGACATCTGCCTGTTTCGCCAACCTAGCGACATGGCTGCCGTGGCCGAGAATTTATGGGCCTTGGTGGTTGCGGGAAACCCTCCGCCGCGGGAATAA
- a CDS encoding dihydrodipicolinate synthase family protein — translation MASISNYRGIIPAISCPFTDDHRIDEPALRRLASWLAGHDGVVAVMTNGHTGEVFSLTPSERAQVTRIVADELRGKLPVISSIVCEGIAEAQEHARAAREAGAAALDVMPPHHWLRFGFTPGHALEYFQAIHEAAPDLDLVCHVYPAWTRASYSSKLMGDLARLPYVQAFKVGQRDMNKYARDIQALREADASKAILTCHDEYLLASMVQGVDGALVGFATFIPQLIIDLWDAVKAGDLKRAQQVQALITPLKDAVYGGGEPTGEAHARMKAGMYLAGVLESATVRPPTEAPNDADMQALRTALTGAGLLAR, via the coding sequence ATGGCTTCCATCTCGAATTACCGCGGCATCATCCCGGCGATTTCCTGCCCCTTTACCGACGATCATCGTATCGACGAACCCGCGCTGCGCCGCCTGGCCTCGTGGCTGGCGGGACACGATGGCGTCGTCGCCGTCATGACCAACGGCCATACGGGCGAAGTGTTTTCGCTGACCCCATCCGAACGTGCGCAAGTGACCCGCATCGTGGCGGACGAACTGCGCGGCAAGCTGCCCGTGATTTCGTCGATTGTTTGCGAAGGCATTGCCGAGGCGCAGGAACATGCCCGCGCCGCGCGCGAAGCGGGCGCCGCCGCGCTGGACGTCATGCCGCCGCACCACTGGCTGCGCTTTGGCTTCACACCCGGCCATGCGCTTGAATATTTCCAGGCCATCCACGAGGCCGCGCCTGACCTTGACCTGGTGTGCCACGTATACCCGGCGTGGACGCGGGCGTCCTACTCGTCCAAGCTGATGGGCGACCTGGCCCGCTTGCCCTACGTGCAGGCGTTCAAGGTGGGCCAGCGCGACATGAACAAATATGCGCGCGACATCCAGGCGCTGCGTGAGGCCGATGCGTCCAAGGCCATCCTGACCTGCCACGACGAATATCTGCTGGCGTCGATGGTGCAGGGCGTGGACGGCGCGCTGGTCGGCTTCGCCACGTTCATCCCGCAACTGATCATCGACCTGTGGGACGCCGTCAAGGCAGGCGACCTGAAGCGCGCGCAGCAGGTGCAGGCCTTGATCACGCCGCTGAAAGACGCCGTCTACGGCGGCGGCGAACCCACTGGCGAAGCCCATGCCCGCATGAAGGCCGGCATGTACCTGGCGGGCGTGCTGGAAAGCGCGACCGTGCGCCCGCCTACCGAGGCGCCCAACGACGCCGACATGCAGGCGCTGCGCACGGCGTTGACCGGCGCGGGCTTGCTGGCTCGCTGA